The following are encoded in a window of Synergistota bacterium genomic DNA:
- the plsX gene encoding phosphate acyltransferase PlsX: MRIALDAMGGDYAPEEIIKGAFMALRELNENIILIGNESSIREAMKRMDLSLEEGIEIYHAPESVGMGESPVDAIRKKKRSSIWEAMRLLKGREIDAFVSAGNTGAIVAASLLGVGRLKGIDRPALGVAIPTLEGRTLLIDVGATIGCKPKNLYQFALMGSVYMSVILNIENPRVGLLTVGEERGKGDEIIKEAYEILASSPQVNFIGNVEGKDIPFGVADVVVCDGFVGNVMLKFIEGVAEAVFKLLHEEISKRLLPRVGILFMLPMLKELWQKFDYEAYGGTPLLGIDGVIIVAHGRSRARAIFNAVKVAREFVLQEGLDRIKKKLKGGD, from the coding sequence ATGAGAATAGCTCTTGATGCTATGGGTGGAGATTATGCTCCTGAGGAGATCATAAAGGGGGCTTTTATGGCATTAAGGGAGTTAAACGAAAACATAATTCTCATTGGAAATGAGTCCTCTATAAGAGAAGCGATGAAAAGGATGGATTTATCTTTAGAGGAAGGAATTGAGATATACCATGCTCCGGAGAGCGTGGGAATGGGAGAATCTCCGGTAGATGCCATACGGAAGAAAAAGCGATCGTCAATATGGGAGGCGATGAGGCTTCTTAAAGGTAGGGAGATCGATGCTTTCGTTTCCGCAGGTAATACTGGCGCTATCGTAGCGGCTTCCCTGCTTGGCGTTGGAAGGCTTAAGGGAATAGATCGTCCCGCGTTAGGAGTGGCTATCCCCACGCTTGAGGGAAGAACTCTCCTTATAGATGTAGGAGCTACGATAGGCTGTAAGCCTAAGAATCTTTATCAATTTGCTTTAATGGGAAGCGTGTATATGTCTGTGATCCTCAATATAGAGAATCCGAGGGTTGGGCTTCTAACGGTTGGGGAAGAAAGGGGAAAGGGAGACGAGATAATAAAGGAAGCCTATGAAATTCTTGCTTCTTCACCTCAGGTCAATTTTATCGGAAACGTGGAAGGAAAAGATATCCCTTTTGGGGTAGCTGATGTAGTGGTATGCGATGGTTTTGTTGGAAACGTGATGCTCAAATTTATAGAAGGCGTGGCTGAAGCGGTTTTTAAGCTTCTTCATGAGGAGATAAGTAAGAGGCTCCTTCCGCGAGTTGGGATTTTGTTTATGCTTCCCATGCTTAAGGAACTGTGGCAGAAGTTTGATTATGAAGCTTATGGAGGAACACCCCTTCTGGGTATAGATGGGGTTATTATAGTTGCTCACGGAAGGTCTAGGGCAAGAGCCATATTTAATGCGGTGAAAGTTGCAAGGGAATTTGTCTTGCAGGAAGGACTTGACAGGATAAAGAAAAAGCTTAAAGGTGGTGATTAG
- the fapR gene encoding transcription factor FapR produces MKKTSAGLLRRTRKIEREKSLKRLISENPLLTDEELAERLNVSVSTIRLDRARLGIPEVRERMRKMAEEARYRLRSITPDEMMGELVELEINERGISVLETTKGMAFKNSDIIRESYTFAQASSLAIALIGSEEVLIGRARVSFKSPVRVGDRIVARGRVAKRKGNKFLISVHSFVDDREVFVGHFIVVSLKRGGVK; encoded by the coding sequence TTGAAGAAAACATCTGCAGGTCTTTTAAGAAGAACGAGAAAAATTGAGAGGGAAAAAAGCCTGAAAAGGTTGATATCGGAGAATCCTCTTCTTACTGATGAGGAACTTGCAGAGAGGCTTAATGTCAGTGTTTCCACGATAAGGCTGGATAGAGCGAGGTTGGGCATTCCCGAGGTTAGAGAGCGTATGAGAAAAATGGCTGAGGAAGCGCGTTATAGACTTAGGTCTATAACTCCTGATGAGATGATGGGAGAGCTTGTCGAGCTTGAGATAAATGAGAGAGGAATCTCTGTCCTTGAGACGACAAAAGGGATGGCTTTTAAGAATAGCGATATTATAAGGGAAAGCTATACTTTCGCTCAGGCAAGCTCTCTTGCTATCGCTTTAATAGGTTCTGAGGAAGTACTTATAGGCAGAGCGCGAGTGAGCTTTAAATCTCCTGTAAGAGTCGGAGATAGGATAGTAGCACGGGGTAGAGTGGCTAAGAGAAAGGGAAATAAATTTTTGATATCAGTTCATTCATTTGTGGATGATAGAGAGGTATTTGTGGGACACTTTATAGTTGTTTCCCTTAAAAGGGGGGGAGTTAAATAA
- a CDS encoding TAXI family TRAP transporter solute-binding subunit → MRKWGWLIVTVALIIGICSVAGAVTFIRITTATTGGTYYPVGVGMATLWTEKLASQGIKARAMSSAGWVENVDIMRKHEAELGIMQGLAQVLAWEGKGMFKGHPYKELRSITALWPNVEHFILVKSKVKTGTVIDIKGTHFCPGATGSGTLMSTTYIMKALGLTLKDIKPEFVRYNEAARAILDGRLDGASIVGGPPVSAVTQLFAAPGGVKIKVLEFSDEQLKKIQKLLPFYFRYIIEPGTYPNQKEPIRTAAQPNWLAARKDVPADVVYKLTKTLWENLDYMLKVHKACKFLKLENALSGLTVPLHPGAYKYYKEKGLKIPDYLVPPELKK, encoded by the coding sequence ATGCGGAAGTGGGGGTGGCTTATAGTTACTGTAGCTCTGATCATTGGTATATGTAGCGTAGCGGGAGCCGTAACGTTCATAAGGATTACCACCGCTACGACAGGTGGAACTTACTATCCTGTAGGAGTCGGAATGGCTACGCTCTGGACTGAAAAGCTTGCAAGCCAGGGCATCAAAGCAAGGGCGATGTCTTCCGCCGGATGGGTCGAAAATGTCGATATAATGAGGAAGCACGAGGCAGAGCTTGGAATCATGCAGGGATTGGCGCAAGTTCTCGCGTGGGAAGGGAAAGGCATGTTCAAGGGACATCCCTACAAGGAGCTAAGATCCATAACTGCCCTATGGCCCAATGTTGAGCACTTCATTCTCGTAAAGAGCAAGGTTAAGACCGGAACCGTAATTGACATAAAGGGAACACACTTCTGTCCAGGAGCAACGGGAAGCGGAACCCTCATGTCTACCACATACATAATGAAAGCCCTTGGCTTAACCTTAAAAGACATTAAACCCGAGTTCGTGAGATACAACGAAGCAGCAAGAGCTATACTGGATGGAAGGCTTGATGGCGCTTCCATAGTTGGTGGGCCACCCGTATCTGCCGTAACCCAGCTTTTCGCAGCTCCCGGCGGCGTTAAAATCAAAGTTCTTGAATTCTCAGATGAACAGTTAAAGAAGATTCAGAAGCTTCTTCCGTTCTATTTCCGCTATATCATAGAGCCAGGAACCTATCCAAATCAGAAAGAGCCGATAAGAACAGCCGCTCAGCCGAACTGGCTCGCCGCCAGAAAGGACGTTCCCGCAGATGTCGTTTATAAGCTTACCAAGACCCTGTGGGAAAACCTTGATTATATGCTCAAGGTACATAAAGCTTGTAAGTTCCTCAAGCTTGAGAATGCTCTTAGCGGTTTAACGGTTCCCCTTCACCCCGGGGCTTACAAGTACTACAAAGAGAAGGGCTTGAAGATACCTGATTATCTCGTTCCACCAGAGCTGAAGAAATAG
- a CDS encoding TRAP transporter permease, with product MRRELEGKYKTIVALIAISFSVFELWVNSFGIMLDIKRNAIHLAFLFMLVFLLHPATKRSDTQKPSKLDIILAALGLSTGLYILFFYDDLFNRMGIAITRDYIFAVICIVLLIEAARRSVGWVFTGLVLFFLFYVRYGYIFPGLFQQPGVHWTRVLYRMYLTSEGIFGITLSVSSTFIYLFILFSAFLEAGGAADFFNDLALAIAGSKRGGPAFVAVIASALMGTLSGSAVANVATTGSFTIPLMKRVGYRPYFAGAVEAASSTGGQIMPPIMGAAAFVMASFLQISYVQIMIAGLIPAFLYYLAIAANIYLEAKKLGLKGLPKEELPSLREVLLKRGQMIAPLIVIIYYLLTGRTPLMAGFAGIITTVLVSFLRKETMFTPRKLLRALERGAYSAIQVGIACAACGIIVGVAAVTGIGSVIAYHLIELSGGIPLISLFMVMATAIILSMGLPSTALYIVVATVAAPALIKLKFLPLAAHFFVFYFGALSNVTPPVALASYTAAGIAGSEPAKTALAALRLTLAGFIIPFIYTFNPMLLAQNISLLPFLKSIGECIIGVWALAIGASGYLWKEIPLWERTLFIIAAVLLLLPIKMSSIYGIILLITLMFKERWKR from the coding sequence ATGAGAAGAGAGCTCGAGGGCAAATACAAAACCATCGTAGCCTTAATAGCAATATCTTTTTCAGTATTTGAGCTGTGGGTAAACAGCTTTGGAATAATGCTTGATATAAAGAGAAACGCTATTCATTTAGCTTTTCTTTTTATGCTGGTATTCCTACTCCACCCTGCGACGAAAAGGTCAGATACTCAAAAGCCCAGCAAGCTGGACATAATATTAGCCGCCCTTGGCTTATCAACGGGACTTTATATCCTCTTCTTTTACGACGATCTCTTTAACAGAATGGGAATAGCTATAACAAGAGACTATATATTCGCTGTAATATGCATCGTTCTACTGATTGAAGCAGCAAGAAGAAGCGTAGGATGGGTTTTCACGGGATTGGTTCTCTTCTTTCTGTTTTATGTGAGATACGGTTATATTTTTCCAGGGCTTTTCCAGCAACCAGGCGTTCACTGGACGAGAGTGCTTTACAGAATGTATCTAACATCTGAGGGAATTTTTGGGATAACACTGTCAGTATCATCTACCTTTATATATTTGTTCATTCTCTTTAGCGCTTTTCTCGAAGCCGGAGGCGCAGCAGACTTCTTTAACGATCTAGCCTTAGCCATAGCGGGATCAAAGCGTGGAGGTCCCGCCTTCGTCGCAGTGATAGCAAGCGCTCTTATGGGAACCCTAAGCGGAAGTGCGGTGGCAAACGTAGCAACGACAGGAAGTTTTACAATTCCTCTAATGAAGAGAGTCGGCTATAGACCATATTTTGCAGGCGCAGTTGAAGCCGCCTCCTCAACGGGAGGGCAAATCATGCCTCCTATAATGGGAGCTGCTGCGTTTGTCATGGCTTCATTTCTTCAGATATCCTATGTTCAAATAATGATAGCGGGTCTTATTCCCGCATTCTTATACTACCTGGCGATAGCAGCTAACATATACCTCGAAGCGAAAAAGCTTGGGCTCAAAGGCTTACCGAAAGAGGAACTCCCATCACTTAGAGAGGTTCTTTTAAAGAGAGGCCAGATGATAGCTCCGCTTATAGTTATAATATATTATCTACTCACAGGAAGAACTCCTCTAATGGCAGGTTTCGCAGGAATTATAACCACTGTACTTGTGAGTTTCCTGAGAAAGGAAACAATGTTTACCCCCAGAAAACTCTTAAGAGCCCTTGAGCGAGGCGCATATTCAGCTATACAGGTGGGAATCGCTTGTGCAGCTTGTGGAATAATCGTAGGAGTCGCAGCAGTTACAGGTATAGGCTCCGTAATAGCGTATCACCTTATAGAGCTTTCCGGTGGCATACCTCTCATTTCCCTTTTCATGGTTATGGCAACGGCAATAATCTTGAGCATGGGGTTACCCTCAACAGCACTTTATATAGTGGTAGCTACAGTTGCAGCACCAGCTTTAATAAAGCTGAAGTTCCTGCCGTTAGCAGCTCACTTCTTCGTTTTCTATTTCGGGGCCTTGTCCAATGTAACTCCCCCAGTAGCCCTTGCTTCATATACGGCAGCGGGAATAGCAGGCTCTGAACCCGCAAAAACTGCTTTAGCCGCCCTGAGATTAACTCTTGCGGGATTCATTATTCCGTTTATATACACGTTCAATCCCATGCTATTGGCTCAAAATATTTCTCTTCTCCCCTTCCTTAAATCGATAGGAGAGTGTATTATAGGAGTATGGGCTCTTGCTATAGGAGCTTCTGGCTATCTCTGGAAAGAAATTCCTTTATGGGAAAGAACTTTATTTATAATCGCTGCTGTTTTGCTTCTTTTACCGATAAAGATGTCCTCTATATACGGAATAATTTTACTTATCACCTTAATGTTTAAGGAAAGATGGAAGCGCTGA
- a CDS encoding amino acid ABC transporter ATP-binding protein: protein MEALRAIGIYKGFGKLQVLRGISLSVRKGEVLSIIGPSGSGKSTLLRCLCGLEKIDAGEIYINGEKLTLGKFSHRHLATKIGMIFQSFNLFPHMTALENVILAPMKVKGMKRSEAERLAKDLLERVGLGDKIDHRPSQLSGGQQQRVAIARALAMQPDIMLFDEPTSALDPELVGEVLDVIAKLAKEGMTMIIVTHEMLFAKEISNRVIFMADGVIVEEGSPEHIFIHPSNPRTRAFLSRLLPHFGKSLIKEDVE from the coding sequence ATGGAAGCGCTGAGGGCAATAGGAATATATAAAGGCTTTGGAAAGCTACAGGTTCTCAGAGGAATAAGTCTCTCTGTGAGAAAGGGCGAGGTTCTCTCAATTATAGGACCAAGCGGGTCGGGGAAAAGCACCTTGCTAAGATGCCTTTGCGGATTGGAAAAAATAGACGCGGGAGAAATATATATAAATGGGGAGAAGCTCACGCTAGGTAAGTTCAGCCATAGGCATCTCGCAACTAAGATAGGCATGATTTTTCAAAGCTTTAATCTATTTCCACACATGACGGCACTGGAGAACGTCATCTTAGCTCCTATGAAGGTTAAGGGTATGAAAAGAAGTGAGGCTGAAAGACTTGCTAAGGATCTCCTTGAACGAGTGGGACTCGGTGATAAGATAGATCACCGCCCTTCACAGCTATCTGGAGGTCAACAACAGAGAGTGGCTATTGCAAGAGCCTTGGCAATGCAACCCGATATAATGCTATTTGATGAGCCAACATCTGCTCTTGATCCAGAGCTCGTTGGAGAGGTTCTTGATGTTATAGCCAAGCTCGCTAAAGAAGGGATGACCATGATAATAGTAACTCATGAAATGCTCTTTGCCAAGGAAATTTCTAATCGCGTGATCTTTATGGCAGATGGCGTTATAGTAGAAGAAGGATCACCAGAACACATATTCATCCACCCATCGAATCCCAGAACCAGAGCCTTCCTAAGCAGGCTCTTACCCCATTTCGGAAAATCCTTGATCAAGGAGGATGTGGAGTGA
- a CDS encoding amino acid ABC transporter permease: MKLDFSIVIPYLPMFLKGTKVTIEASVMAILIGLAIGTIVGIGRVIPLKPINFIAWLYVYVIRGTPLLVQLFLIYFGLPSLGIELEAFPAGVIGLGINSGGYVAEIVRGGIEAVPKGQLEAAKVLGLSYFQTMWYIVLPQAIRNMLPALGNEFVTLVKQSALLSTLAITELTMVGQQVRSVTFASFEVFITVALIYLALTTVVSTLVRHVERRWQVR; encoded by the coding sequence GTGAAGTTAGATTTTTCCATAGTTATTCCCTATCTGCCGATGTTTCTCAAGGGTACAAAGGTAACCATAGAGGCAAGCGTAATGGCAATCCTCATTGGACTTGCGATAGGAACGATCGTAGGCATAGGACGAGTTATACCCCTTAAGCCCATAAACTTCATAGCATGGCTATATGTATACGTAATAAGGGGAACACCTCTTTTAGTTCAGCTCTTTTTGATCTACTTTGGACTTCCATCCCTCGGTATTGAGCTTGAGGCATTCCCAGCAGGCGTTATAGGCTTGGGAATCAATAGCGGAGGATATGTAGCTGAAATCGTTCGTGGAGGAATAGAAGCGGTTCCTAAAGGACAGCTTGAAGCAGCAAAGGTCTTGGGATTAAGCTACTTCCAAACTATGTGGTATATAGTTCTACCTCAAGCCATAAGAAATATGCTTCCTGCACTCGGAAATGAGTTTGTAACGCTCGTAAAGCAATCCGCTCTTCTGTCAACCCTTGCCATAACGGAACTCACCATGGTTGGACAGCAAGTTAGAAGCGTAACTTTTGCCTCTTTTGAAGTTTTCATAACGGTAGCTTTAATATATCTCGCCTTAACCACCGTGGTTAGCACGCTTGTAAGGCACGTAGAAAGGAGGTGGCAGGTAAGATAA
- a CDS encoding pyridoxal phosphate-dependent aminotransferase yields the protein MAGKIKELLSKRINELETHSILEVAMEATPETTDLTVGDPDLPPDPCVKEGISGALERDLTKYTPDEGILELREAIAEDLKHRYGVSYTPDEIIITPGGAGAIFASLIALLNEGDKAILQSPWYPGHLRALNLLRAKTFPFKTYDKGFPIEPNLNNLPRDAKVILLCSPNNPTGAVLKHEDFEKILHFSEKNDLIILVDIAYEALTDEGKIPLPVELKGGKKRTVLIGSFSKCYCITGLRIGFIAAPKEIAHGAKKAVSTFSFCANSITQYGVLNAFKKGNPYLPRLREEFKRRRNTAYQTLKKGGLNFAKPEGGFFLFPFFGNEITDKERATKFIRKAGVLTVPGFPFFGPDGKGHLRIALTRSEEELRKALERMVKAL from the coding sequence GTGGCAGGTAAGATAAAAGAATTGCTTTCTAAAAGAATAAATGAGCTTGAAACGCATTCCATTTTAGAAGTTGCTATGGAAGCAACCCCCGAGACTACTGATCTAACCGTGGGAGATCCAGATCTCCCACCAGATCCCTGTGTTAAGGAAGGAATTTCAGGAGCTCTCGAGAGGGATCTAACAAAGTATACCCCTGACGAGGGAATCCTCGAGCTGAGAGAAGCTATAGCAGAGGACCTAAAGCATCGCTATGGCGTAAGCTATACACCGGACGAGATAATAATCACCCCTGGAGGAGCAGGAGCCATATTTGCAAGCCTCATAGCATTATTAAACGAGGGAGACAAAGCCATACTCCAATCACCCTGGTATCCTGGACATCTGAGAGCCTTAAACCTTTTGAGAGCTAAAACTTTCCCTTTTAAGACATACGATAAAGGATTTCCAATAGAGCCGAACTTAAACAACCTTCCCAGGGATGCTAAGGTTATACTTCTATGCTCTCCAAATAACCCGACAGGAGCAGTTTTAAAACACGAAGATTTTGAAAAAATTCTTCATTTTTCTGAGAAAAACGATCTTATAATTTTAGTGGATATAGCGTATGAAGCTTTGACTGATGAGGGGAAGATACCCCTACCTGTAGAACTCAAGGGAGGAAAGAAAAGAACCGTTCTTATAGGTTCCTTTTCAAAATGCTATTGCATAACAGGTTTACGAATCGGTTTCATCGCAGCACCTAAGGAAATCGCGCATGGAGCAAAGAAGGCGGTATCCACTTTTAGCTTCTGTGCCAATTCTATAACCCAGTACGGAGTTTTAAACGCCTTTAAGAAAGGAAACCCGTATCTTCCCAGGCTCAGAGAAGAGTTCAAAAGGAGACGAAATACAGCTTACCAAACTCTTAAGAAAGGCGGCCTGAACTTTGCTAAACCGGAGGGGGGCTTTTTCCTTTTCCCATTCTTTGGAAATGAAATAACAGACAAGGAAAGAGCTACAAAGTTTATAAGAAAAGCAGGAGTTTTAACCGTTCCAGGATTCCCGTTCTTTGGACCAGATGGAAAGGGGCATCTTAGAATAGCCCTAACTCGATCAGAAGAGGAGCTTAGGAAAGCTTTAGAAAGAATGGTTAAAGCGCTATAA
- a CDS encoding transporter substrate-binding domain-containing protein, producing MRKLSKVVSLVVLVSLIFLAFGGVVWANAMKKDVLRVGTESTYPPFEFRDKNNKLVGFDIDLMEAIAKRIGKKIKWVDMPFDSLIPALLAGKIDVIAAGMSATKERAKRVAFSIPYYISLSSFLVRADDNSIKSLKDLEGKTIAVQLGTVQDTFCSSIPGVKMKRFQKFDDCVREVVLGRADATLMDKVVALKYCKSKDFKGKVKIAFDQVITEAGKALAVRKEDKELLKAINKAIEDMKKSGELQDLLDKWFKQ from the coding sequence ATGAGAAAGTTAAGCAAGGTAGTCAGTCTGGTGGTCTTAGTCAGCTTGATCTTTCTCGCGTTTGGAGGAGTAGTATGGGCTAACGCTATGAAAAAGGATGTGCTAAGGGTTGGTACTGAAAGCACCTATCCCCCATTTGAGTTTAGGGATAAGAACAATAAGCTTGTAGGATTCGATATCGATCTTATGGAAGCCATCGCTAAAAGGATAGGCAAGAAGATCAAATGGGTCGACATGCCGTTTGATTCTCTCATCCCCGCGCTTCTCGCAGGTAAGATAGACGTGATAGCAGCTGGTATGTCTGCTACCAAGGAGAGGGCAAAGAGAGTTGCTTTTTCTATTCCTTACTATATAAGCCTTAGCTCGTTTTTGGTAAGGGCAGACGATAATTCTATAAAGAGCCTTAAAGATCTTGAGGGAAAAACCATAGCTGTTCAGCTCGGAACGGTTCAGGATACCTTCTGTTCATCCATACCCGGCGTTAAGATGAAGAGGTTTCAGAAATTCGATGATTGTGTTAGAGAGGTAGTTCTCGGTAGAGCCGATGCAACTCTTATGGATAAAGTTGTAGCTCTCAAATACTGTAAGAGCAAGGATTTTAAGGGAAAGGTGAAGATAGCCTTCGATCAGGTCATTACAGAGGCAGGTAAGGCTCTTGCTGTAAGAAAGGAGGATAAAGAGCTTCTCAAAGCTATCAATAAGGCTATAGAGGATATGAAGAAAAGCGGGGAACTTCAAGATTTGCTTGATAAGTGGTTTAAACAGTGA
- a CDS encoding OsmC family protein has product MILEVDWLGKMAFKGRGPSGHEVLMDASIEHGGDEKGIRPIELLPIAAGGCSGMDVVNILSKMRIDLKGLKIKIEAGRREDYPKAYTRMKLIYIFKGMDLPLEKLKRAVELSMEKYCSVLATLKGTVDIEYEIEREEE; this is encoded by the coding sequence ATGATTTTAGAAGTTGATTGGCTTGGCAAAATGGCTTTTAAGGGGAGGGGACCTTCCGGGCACGAAGTGCTTATGGATGCCTCTATCGAGCATGGGGGAGATGAGAAGGGAATAAGGCCTATTGAGCTTCTTCCCATAGCAGCGGGAGGTTGCTCTGGCATGGACGTGGTAAACATCCTCAGCAAGATGAGAATCGATCTTAAGGGACTAAAGATCAAGATAGAAGCTGGAAGAAGGGAAGACTATCCCAAAGCCTATACTCGAATGAAGCTGATATATATATTCAAGGGAATGGATCTCCCTCTCGAAAAGCTAAAGCGAGCTGTTGAGCTATCCATGGAAAAGTATTGCTCGGTTCTCGCAACGCTCAAGGGAACCGTAGATATAGAATACGAGATAGAAAGAGAGGAGGAGTGA
- a CDS encoding HD domain-containing protein: MKDCKIKGLLSLYGAELDELEKTQQDPFYHPEGNAWIHTLRCVDVAERGGYSFSIILASFLHDVGKAVLREDLTYHFHERESAKIARRFFFRFPLIRLVVRKVISLVINHMKFHHPLSERTLRKLVRTYPYLDDLISLTEVDLKGSCGYSETFLDNRKKLLLIKKKLREEEEKPPPLLSGDDIMRILRIPPGKRVGKLKSLVYEAQLRGYIATKEEAVRFLRKITE, translated from the coding sequence TTGAAAGACTGTAAGATAAAGGGATTGCTTTCACTTTACGGTGCTGAATTAGATGAGCTTGAGAAAACTCAGCAGGATCCATTTTACCATCCAGAGGGCAATGCTTGGATTCACACGCTTCGCTGTGTTGATGTTGCTGAAAGAGGAGGATATAGCTTTTCGATCATTCTTGCTTCTTTCCTGCATGATGTCGGCAAAGCGGTTTTAAGAGAAGATCTTACATATCATTTTCATGAACGGGAGAGCGCTAAAATAGCTCGAAGGTTTTTCTTCAGGTTTCCACTGATTCGTCTCGTGGTTAGGAAGGTGATTTCTCTCGTTATAAATCACATGAAGTTCCATCATCCCCTAAGCGAGAGGACCCTACGTAAGCTTGTAAGAACTTATCCTTACCTCGATGATTTAATTTCATTAACCGAGGTGGATTTAAAAGGAAGCTGTGGTTATTCCGAGACCTTTCTCGATAATAGGAAGAAGCTACTTTTGATTAAAAAGAAACTAAGAGAGGAGGAGGAAAAACCTCCTCCTCTCTTAAGTGGTGATGATATAATGAGGATTCTTCGTATTCCTCCTGGCAAAAGAGTTGGAAAACTCAAGAGTCTTGTGTATGAGGCTCAGCTTAGAGGCTATATAGCGACTAAGGAGGAAGCTGTAAGGTTTTTAAGGAAAATTACTGAGTAG
- a CDS encoding Cof-type HAD-IIB family hydrolase, whose translation MKGKYKLIVFDLDGTLLTSDKILTPRVLRSIDDVRKAGLKITISTGRSFPSAKPYLELLEIEGPASTQNGALILSINPREIHRLVIFPLKKLRAMLETAKNLDLFPILFVPSFSVPYIFMEGNYPRESVFSFYFEKAVKNAVLLKDIFHALEKWHSFNELVVVGELEKVRKFIKTFGSDGLSFIMNSVYKGEAFLEVYGPGCSKRESLEFFSRFYRISLDQIIFVGDNLNDLDAIISAGLGVAMENAPDVVKESADLVIPSNENEGVASFLEKIIEENKVS comes from the coding sequence ATGAAGGGAAAGTATAAGCTTATAGTTTTCGATCTCGATGGGACTCTTTTAACATCAGATAAGATACTCACACCACGGGTGCTTAGGTCCATAGATGATGTTCGAAAGGCAGGGTTAAAGATCACGATATCAACGGGGAGATCCTTTCCCTCGGCGAAGCCTTATTTAGAGCTCCTTGAAATTGAGGGACCTGCCTCTACTCAAAATGGAGCTTTGATATTATCCATTAACCCGAGGGAAATTCACAGGCTTGTGATTTTCCCGCTAAAGAAGCTTAGGGCGATGCTGGAAACTGCTAAGAATCTTGATCTATTTCCGATCTTGTTTGTCCCTTCCTTTAGCGTCCCTTACATCTTTATGGAGGGGAATTATCCACGCGAATCGGTTTTCAGTTTTTATTTTGAAAAGGCTGTAAAGAACGCCGTTTTACTCAAAGATATATTTCACGCTCTTGAGAAATGGCACTCCTTTAATGAGCTTGTAGTGGTTGGAGAGCTTGAGAAAGTTAGAAAGTTTATTAAGACCTTTGGGAGCGATGGTTTGAGCTTTATCATGAACTCCGTTTATAAAGGAGAGGCGTTCCTTGAGGTTTATGGTCCTGGATGCTCCAAAAGAGAATCACTTGAGTTTTTCTCGCGATTTTATAGGATATCTCTTGATCAGATTATATTCGTTGGGGATAATCTTAACGATCTTGATGCTATAATTTCAGCCGGACTTGGAGTAGCGATGGAAAACGCACCTGATGTAGTCAAAGAAAGCGCTGATCTTGTTATTCCCTCTAATGAGAATGAGGGCGTTGCAAGCTTTCTGGAGAAGATAATTGAGGAGAATAAGGTCTCTTAG